From one Ctenopharyngodon idella isolate HZGC_01 chromosome 15, HZGC01, whole genome shotgun sequence genomic stretch:
- the panx1a gene encoding pannexin-1a: MAIAHAATEYVFTDFVLKEPTSENRYKGIRLELALDKIVTCIAVGLPLLLISLAFAQEVSVGTQISCFSPTKFSWRQAGYVDSYCWAAVQTQDTGGLPLWLHKFFPYILLLVAVSVYMPALFWRFTGAPVLSSDLTFIMEELDRSYNRAIKLAKCLHAAGKRDSQPARVDSYSSVIDLTESCFKYPLVEQYLRTKRFSRGLLIRYLLCRTITFLALILACIYLCYYIRLSITDEFQCDIRSGVVINDSSVPPAMQCKLVAVGIFQLLSYINLCVYLLLLPLCLYAMLVPFRRTMGFLKPYEMLPTIGVMQFGKVTWDDLALYLLFLEENLSELKSYKCLKVLEMLKEGGGESFDTMLLLQTLGQVKTDVVDSRLLEKDRKISSTNNGDTEMKEISPLMQGDCLKKHEDEKVVRQRVI; this comes from the exons ATGGCTATAGCGCACGCCGCCACAGAGTATGTGTTCACGGATTTCGTGCTAAAGGAGCCCACGTCAGAAAACAGGTATAAAGGCATCCGGTTAGAGCTGGCCCTGGATAAGATAGTCACCTGTATCGCGGTGGGTCTACCTCTGCTTCTCATCTCTCTAGCCTTCGCTCAGGAAGTGTCTGTCG gTACACAGATTAGTTGTTTCTCCCCTACAAAGTTCTCATGGCGTCAGGCTGGTTATGTGGATTCATATTGCTGGGCGGCAGTACAAACACAGGACACGGGAGGCCTGCCACTGTGGCTGCATAAG TTTTTCCCTTATATCCTGTTGCTGGTGGCAGTATCAGTTTACATGCCAGCATTGTTTTGGCGGTTCACAGGAGCACCTGTGCTTTCTTCTGATCTGACCTTTATAATGGAAGAACTGGACCGTTCCTACAACAGAGCCATCAAACTGGCTAAATGCCTTCACGCTGCAGGAAAACGGGACTCACAGCCAGCCCGCGTGGACTCCTACAG ctcTGTGATAGACCTTACCGAAAGCTGCTTTAAATATCCTCTGGTGGAACAATACTTGAGGACCAAACGCTTCTCTCGAGGATTACTGATCCGATACCTCCTCTGCCGCACCATCACTTTCTTGGCCCTCATATTAGCCTGCATCTACCTTTGCTATTACATCCGTCTCTCCATCACAGATGAGTTTCAATGTGACATCCGGTCTGGTGTGGTTATCAACGACTCCTCAGTCCCTCCGGCCATGCAGTGCAAGCTAGTTGCTGTGGGCATCTTTCAGCTCCTCAGTTACATAAAtctttgtgtgtatttgctgCTGTTGCCATTGTGCTTGTACGCCATGCTGGTTCCATTCAGAAGGACCATGGGGTTCTTGAAGCCTTATGAGATGTTACCCACAATAGGGGTAATGCAGTTTGGGAAGGTGACCTGGGATGATCTTGCATTATATCTGCTGTTTCTGGAGGAGAACCTCAGTGAGCTGAAGAGTTATAAGTGCCTAAAG GTGTTAGAGATGTTAAAAGAAGGGGGAGGTGAGTCTTTTGACACCATGCTGCTGTTGCAGACACTTGGACAGGTTAAAACAGATGTGGTGGACAGTAGATTGCTAGAAAAGGACAGGAAAATCTCCAGCACCAACAATGGTGACACAGAGATGAAAg AGATTTCTCCACTGATGCAGGGGGACTGCTTGAAAAAGCATGAAGATGAGAAGGTTGTGCGCCAGAGGGTGATCTGA